One window from the genome of Pyrus communis chromosome 16, drPyrComm1.1, whole genome shotgun sequence encodes:
- the LOC137721573 gene encoding uncharacterized protein, with protein MQQRRPASGRPTGTDGSEFNYRMVVDSRYQKVAKGKSRLYALILTQAILQLVGVLHTFLLTSDEDGPDVIAISSVAIGSVSLIIGELGRKRSRVSLLKVYMVASSVGILLSIACVANGSLT; from the exons ATGCAGCAAAGAAGACCGGCATCAGGGAGGCCTACTGGAACGGACGGCTCAGAGTTCAACTATCGCATGGTTGTTGACTCTC GGTATCAGAAGGTAGCTAAAGGGAAATCTCGTCTCTACGCTCTTATTCTCACtcag GCCATCCTTCAATTGGTAGGAGTCCTACACACTTTTCTATTGACATCAGATGAGGACGGTCCAGATGTGATTGCTATCTCCTCTGTTGCTATTGGTTCTGTTTCTTTGATAATCGGGGAGTTGG GTCGAAAGCGCAGCCGAGTGTCTTTGTTGAAAGTGTACATGGTTGCATCATCTGTTGGAATACTTCTCTCCATTGCTTGTGTTGCTAATGGAAGTTTAACCTAG